In Perognathus longimembris pacificus isolate PPM17 chromosome 3, ASM2315922v1, whole genome shotgun sequence, a single window of DNA contains:
- the Angptl8 gene encoding angiopoietin-like protein 8 isoform X1, which produces MPALSLCLLCTLVTVVPAAPVGGAQPAQHEELTLLFHGALQLGQALNGVYKGTEDRLMEAGRSMGLFDQALQLLGMKVHEGRDAAQKLRTNLLEMQTEEDALQLRAEATAQLLGEVAQAQQVLRDNVKQLEGQLRGAWLGQSSQQLETIKAHTEKQSHQVWALTGHLQRQRREMAKLQQWLRQIQERLHTAALPA; this is translated from the exons ATGCCCGCGCTGTCGCTGTGCTTGCTGTGTACCCTGGTCACCGTGGTCCCGGCAGCTCCCGTGGGTGGTGCCCAGCCCGCCCAGCATGAGGAGCTGACGCTGCTCTTCCACGGGGCCTTACAGCTGGGCCAGGCTCTGAACGGCGTGTACAAGGGCACCGAGGACAGGCTGATGGAGGCCGGGCGCAGCATGGGCCTCTTTGACCAGGCCCTACAGCTCCTAGGAATGAAGGTCCATGAGGGCCGGGATGCTGCTCAGAAGCTTCGCACAAACTTATTGGAGATGCAG ACAGAAGAGGACGCCCTGCAGCTCCGTGCAGAAGCCACGGCCCAGCTGCTCGGGGAGGTGGCCCAGGCCCAGCAGGTGCTGAGAGACAATGTGAAGCAGCTAGAAGGCCAGCTGAGGGGGGCCTGGCTGGGCCAGTCCAGCCAACAACTTGAGACCATAAAG GCTCACACAGAGAAGCAGAGCCACCAGGTGTGGGCCCTCACCGGTCACCTGCAGCGACAGCGGCGCGAGATGGCAAAGCTGCAGCAATGGCTGCGACAGATCCAGGAGAG GCTCCACACCGCGGCGCTGCCGGCCTGA
- the Angptl8 gene encoding angiopoietin-like protein 8 isoform X2 — protein MPALSLCLLCTLVTVVPAAPVGGAQPAQHEELTLLFHGALQLGQALNGVYKGTEDRLMEAGRSMGLFDQALQLLGMKVHEGRDAAQKLRTNLLEMQTEEDALQLRAEATAQLLGEVAQAQQVLRDNVKQLEGQLRGAWLGQSSQQLETIKAHTEKQSHQVWALTGHLQRQRREMAKLQQWLRQIQERSLG, from the exons ATGCCCGCGCTGTCGCTGTGCTTGCTGTGTACCCTGGTCACCGTGGTCCCGGCAGCTCCCGTGGGTGGTGCCCAGCCCGCCCAGCATGAGGAGCTGACGCTGCTCTTCCACGGGGCCTTACAGCTGGGCCAGGCTCTGAACGGCGTGTACAAGGGCACCGAGGACAGGCTGATGGAGGCCGGGCGCAGCATGGGCCTCTTTGACCAGGCCCTACAGCTCCTAGGAATGAAGGTCCATGAGGGCCGGGATGCTGCTCAGAAGCTTCGCACAAACTTATTGGAGATGCAG ACAGAAGAGGACGCCCTGCAGCTCCGTGCAGAAGCCACGGCCCAGCTGCTCGGGGAGGTGGCCCAGGCCCAGCAGGTGCTGAGAGACAATGTGAAGCAGCTAGAAGGCCAGCTGAGGGGGGCCTGGCTGGGCCAGTCCAGCCAACAACTTGAGACCATAAAG GCTCACACAGAGAAGCAGAGCCACCAGGTGTGGGCCCTCACCGGTCACCTGCAGCGACAGCGGCGCGAGATGGCAAAGCTGCAGCAATGGCTGCGACAGATCCAGGAGAG gtcactgggatga